In Nocardioides sp. JQ2195, a genomic segment contains:
- a CDS encoding acyltransferase: MPILRTLLSPSLHALRRAVEWVGEITPGTRAASRFASFGEASLIAFPQATIFGERGIHIGSRTLIGRSCTLTLGYGPGNHELPSHGLVIGDRCVFGTRSTVTAHESIAIGDDVWFGQGVFVSDASHGYQDPETPIGNQLGQHQPVSIGSGSWIGHQAIILPGASIGRNVVVAAGSVVRGDVPDHAIVAGVPARVVRRLEPGIGWVGKGDDVRPAWSTEDVTRMLAGEV, translated from the coding sequence GTGCCGATCCTGCGAACCCTCCTGAGCCCATCGCTCCACGCCCTTCGACGTGCCGTCGAATGGGTCGGCGAGATCACCCCCGGCACCAGGGCGGCGAGCCGGTTCGCCAGCTTCGGCGAGGCCAGTCTGATTGCGTTCCCGCAGGCCACCATCTTCGGCGAGCGAGGCATCCACATCGGCAGCAGGACTCTGATCGGCCGCTCCTGCACACTCACCCTGGGGTATGGCCCCGGGAACCACGAGCTGCCCTCGCACGGGCTCGTCATCGGCGACCGTTGCGTGTTCGGCACGAGGAGCACAGTCACCGCCCACGAGAGCATCGCGATCGGTGACGACGTCTGGTTCGGCCAGGGGGTGTTCGTCTCCGACGCCAGCCACGGCTACCAGGACCCCGAGACACCGATCGGCAACCAGCTGGGCCAGCACCAGCCGGTCTCGATCGGCTCCGGCTCCTGGATCGGGCACCAGGCGATCATCCTGCCCGGCGCCTCCATCGGTCGCAATGTCGTGGTCGCCGCAGGCTCCGTGGTGCGAGGCGACGTCCCCGACCACGCGATCGTCGCAGGCGTGCCTGCCCGCGTCGTACGCCGCCTCGAGCCGGGCATCGGCTGGGTCGGCAAGGGCGACGACGTCCGTCCCGCCTGGTCCACCGAGGACGTGACACGAATGCTCGCCGGCGAGGTCTGA
- a CDS encoding phage major capsid protein has product MAVPLRFAVLAAERDNFRSHVRTAVMAVDTSTAAELTAEQVQKVLVQPLEAQSAFLAAGPRIIDTAGPLRLPKMGPATSPGWFDENAQITPEVDPTFDEIMLLPSTMQSVKTLTRFSNELARQSVIALDQALRDRIVKDVADTLDKQFLGLAGDGVTKPKGLFVYAGQSLAVDAAVGLDDLLDAEALALGANVNPDALKWVMTSREFIALRKIKAATGSNNYVLQPDPTKSGGYTIFGKPVIVTNHLTDTTGTPNTGNMALVDFSQIVVARDLAPSVKVLDQTFGDYDQQAIRVVARYDVAALNDDAVIELTGITI; this is encoded by the coding sequence GTGGCCGTCCCTCTTCGCTTCGCGGTCCTGGCGGCCGAGCGTGACAACTTCCGCTCTCACGTTAGGACAGCCGTCATGGCCGTAGACACCAGTACCGCCGCAGAACTCACCGCCGAGCAGGTCCAGAAGGTTCTGGTCCAGCCGCTCGAGGCGCAGTCCGCCTTCCTCGCAGCCGGCCCCCGGATCATCGACACCGCCGGCCCGCTCCGTCTCCCGAAGATGGGCCCCGCGACCAGTCCCGGCTGGTTCGACGAGAACGCACAGATCACGCCCGAGGTCGACCCGACGTTCGACGAGATCATGCTGCTCCCCTCGACCATGCAGAGCGTGAAGACGCTGACGCGCTTCTCCAACGAGCTGGCCCGCCAGTCCGTCATCGCGCTCGACCAGGCGCTCCGCGACCGGATCGTCAAGGACGTGGCCGACACCCTCGACAAGCAGTTCCTGGGCCTCGCCGGAGACGGCGTGACCAAGCCCAAGGGTCTGTTCGTCTACGCCGGCCAGTCGCTCGCCGTCGACGCAGCGGTCGGTCTCGACGACCTCCTCGACGCCGAGGCCCTCGCGCTCGGTGCGAACGTCAACCCGGACGCGCTCAAGTGGGTCATGACCTCGCGTGAGTTCATCGCTCTCCGCAAGATCAAGGCCGCCACCGGCTCGAACAACTACGTGCTGCAGCCTGACCCCACCAAGTCCGGCGGCTACACCATCTTCGGCAAGCCGGTCATCGTGACCAACCACCTGACCGACACGACCGGCACGCCGAACACCGGCAACATGGCACTGGTCGACTTCTCCCAGATCGTGGTTGCCCGCGACCTGGCCCCCTCGGTCAAGGTGCTCGACCAGACGTTCGGCGACTACGACCAGCAGGCCATCCGCGTGGTTGCCCGCTACGACGTTGCCGCCCTCAACGACGACGCCGTGATCGAGCTGACCGGCATCACGATCTGA